Genomic DNA from Hymenobacter jejuensis:
TGACGGCAAACGTGCCGCCGAACCCGCAGCAGGTTTCGCTTTCGTTCATTTCCACGCGTTCGAGGCCTTGCACTGCGTCCAGCAAGAGCCGCGGCGCTTCCTTGATGCCGCACTCGCGCAGGGCCGAGCACGAATCGTGGTACGTGTATTTGCCCGGCAGCTGCGCCCCCGCGATCTGTTTCACGCCCAACACATCCACCAGAAACTCCGTCATTTCGAAAATGCGGCGCTGCAAGCCGTGGTACCGCGCCTGGTCGGCGGTGCCGTCGAACAGCTCGGCGTAGGCGTTGCGCACCATGCCCACGCACGACCCCGACGGGCTCACGATGTAGCGGTCGGGCTGGTTAGGGAAATCGTCTAAAAACTTACAGGCTACCTGGTGGCTTTCCTGCTTATACCCAGCATTATAGGCTGGCTGGCCGCAGCAAGTCTGGTTGGCATTGTAATGCACTTCGCACCCCACTGACTCCAGCACTTTCACCATGTTCATGGCCGTTTGCGGAAACAATTGATCGACGAAGCAAGGAATAAATAAATCGACAGCGGGCATGAGAAACGGTTGAGAGTAGCTGGTGAGCAAGCTCAGAGGGAAGTGAAATCAAGCTAAAAATCCACCGAGATGAATTTTTCAATATATCTATAAGTAATTGACAATCAATTACTTATAGATAACTAGTTAAAAACAGATTGGGCGTAAGACTGGGCGGCGGCGAAAGCCTCCAGGTCTAGCCCCAAATCTACGTGATGGCTGCTGAAAAAAGCCACCATATTTTCGGTGGGCATGTTGCCGGTCAGTTGGTCGGCGGCCATGGGGCAGCCACCGATGCCGCCAATGGCCCCGTCGAAACGGCGACAACCGGCCAGATACGCGGCTTCGACCTTTTCTTGCCACGTAGTCGGGGTCGTGTGCAGGTGCGCTCCGAATTCGATGGTCGGAAACTCAGGGATGAGTTGGCTGAACAACGGCGCGATTGTGTCCGGCGACGAAACGCCAACGGTATCGGATAAGGCCACAACGCGCACGCCCATGTCGGCGAGGTTTTGCGTAAACTCAGCAACCGTTTCGGGTCCCCACGGATCACCGTAAGGATTACCAAAGCCCATGGAAAGGTAGGTAACGAGCGTTTTATCGTTTTTTTCGCAGAGGTCCTGCATGTGCGCCAGCTCGGTAAGCGCCTCCGCAATCGTCTTGTTGGTGTTACGCAGCTGGAACGTCTCTGAAACCGACAGTGGGAAGCCTAAATAGCTGATTTCAGGGAAAGAAGCGGCCGTTTCAGCACCGCGCAGGTTGGCCACTATGGCCAGCAGTTTGGTGCGGGTAGTGCTCAGGTCTAGGCCGGCCAGCACTTCGGCCGTATCGCGAAGCTGCGGAATGGCTTTGGGCGACACGAAGCTGCCGAAATCGAGGGTATCGAAGCCGACTTGCAGCAATTGGTTCAGGTAAGCGGTTTTAGTAGCAGTCGGGATAAACTCGGGTAAGCCCTGCATGGCATCGCGGGGGCATTCGATGAGTTTCATAAAAAAAGGTGCGTGGAAGTGGAGGGCGTATCGGACAAAAGTAAAAGATAGGGCGAAAACCGGAGTGCTCCTCACTTTTAGCTCGACAGGCTGCATACGAAGGTTGCGGCGGGCAATCTGAAACTTCGGCAAGTTGACAACGAACTCCGTGCTTTCGTCAAAGGTTATAACGCCATATAAAGCGCTTGATTCTATTTTCTTCGAATGATTTTTGGTTTTCGTTCCTACGCCTCGGGGCTACTCCTGCTACTTCTTCTCACGGCTTGCGGCAAGCAACAAACGCTGCAAGGCATCTTTCAAAAAGCGACGCCGCACGAGGCCTACGCCCGCCGCCTGCGGCAAACGGGCCTCGACCAAACGGCCCTGGGCCACGACTGGCTCACGGCCGCTGACCGCGCGTTGCGTGACTCGCTGGTGGTTACGCTCCCCTTTCAGGAAACCGGGTATTTCCGCGCCGATCGGGCCACGGCTGCCTCCTATCGCTATGCCGTGCGCGAGGGCGAAACTGTGCGCATCACGCTGGCGCTGGGTGCTGGCACCGATGCCCGCGTGTTTCTGGATGCCTTTGAGCTGCGGCCCGACCGCCCGGCGCCCAAGCTGCTGGCTTCGGCCGACACTACGGCCCTGTCGTTCAGCTATGTAGTGGAGGACGACCGGCAGCATTTGCTACGGGTTCAGCCCGAATTACTGCGCTCGGGGCGCTACACCCTCCGCATTCAGCGCGAGCCGTCCTTGGGTTTTCCGGTGCGAGGCAAAAGCGACGTTGCGGTGGGTAGTTTCTGGGGCGCCGACCGCGACCGGGGCGCTCGTCGCCACGAAGGCATCGACATATTTGCCAAGCGCGGCACCCCCGCCGTAGCTGCCGCACCGGGCCTGATCACGCGCGTGGACGTGACGCCGCTCGGCGGCAACGTGGTGTGGCTGGCTGATACCCAACACGGGCAACACCTTTACTACGCCCACCTCGACAAGCAGCTTGTGCAGCCCGGCCAAATGGTACGCATCGGCGACACGCTGGGGCTAGTCGGCAACACGGGCAATGCCCGCACCACTACGCCGCACCTGCACTTTGGCATTTACCGCGGCGGGCGCGGCGCCGTCGATCCGTTTCCGTTTGTACGCCACGCCGATGCCACGCCACCGGCACCACGCACCAACCCCGAGCGGCTGGGCCAGTGGGTGCGCGTGCGCGACAAAAGCGCCGAGCTTCGTCGGACCCCTTCTCCTCGAACTGGCACCGTAACGGCGCTGGCCCGCAATACGCCCCTGATGGTAGTAGGCAGCCAAACCGACTGGTACCGCGTGCAGCGCCCCGACGGCACGATGGGCTACGTATTGGCGAAATCGGTGGTCGCGGCTGCCGACCCATTGCGCCGCGAATCGCTGGCTGCTGCTACGGATTTGTACAGCCAGCCCTCCGCCGACGCAGCCTCACTGGATACGCTGCCGGCCCAGACGCGGGTGGCCGTGCTGGGCGAGTTTCGCGGGTTTCGGCTGGTGCAAAGTCCTAGAGGAGAGATAGGTTGGCTGCTTGCCAAGCCCGCCCCGCATTCGTAGCAAACTTTGTGCATTCTTCACCCGCCGTTCATATGGCCGGCGTTAGTTTGCAGTGGTGATTGGAGTAAACGCGGCATGACTTCTTGCAAAAGAAGTTGTGTCGCGTTTTTCTGTTTGGGCAGATGTACCTCGCGGAAATGAAAATCAACAGAAGGGGCCTTGCTTGCGCAAGGCCCCTTCTGTTGATTGAGTAAACATATGTTTTTATAAGTGTTTGATTATCAAATTCTTATAAAAACAGCGCTTTATTCCGCGATCACAACGGCTTTCTGAAGCTTTTTGGCGTAGGCAATCCGACGTTCCCGGCCGTTGTTGCTGATGTAATCGAACCCCACGGCTTTGGAATCTTCTTTTACCGAGGCCCAGGCCTGCGGGTCAATTTCGGCGGGTTGGGCAGCCGAGCGGGCCACGGCGGGTTGGACAAAGCGGTCTTCCTTGAAGAAGCTATTCATCGCTTTCAGAATGGCCAACTCTTTGTCGCGTACCGTGGTAGCGGGGGCATCCCCCAAGTCGGAGTCGCTCATCAGGGCGGTAGCCGGAATTACTTCGTTGCGGAGCGTGTCGCCTTTGCTGCTCAGAATCAGGAAGCGCGCCTGGGCCGTCGCGATTTTCGGCCCTTGCAGCAACAGCACGAAGTTATCCTTGGCTTTGGTATTAGAAAAATAATGCGTCGTCCGGACGGCGTTGAGCACGCTGCGGCTGTTGAGGCGGCTGCGTTGTGCTTCCGGCGTGGGCGTAAACACCTGCGGACTCTTGGCAGTGCCCATTTCGCGCTCGGTATTGATACAGGAAGTGGTTTGCAACAAGGTTGCGAAAGAAGCAAGGAGGAGAAGTTTCTTCATTATCGGGCAATCGTCCATTAATACTTGTGGGCAAGATGGTAAACTCGTCAGCCCATCGGGAGGGTTCGCTCAGGCAGCTAATTTTGTACCAAAGCTCGAATTCGGGGCTTTTTACCGGAAAATAAGTCGCAAGGTTATAGTCTGATGCTAAAAAATGAATGCGGAATTCCGAGCTACAATCTGCCCTTGCAGTATCCGGCGCAAGCTTAAGGCTTGAGATTTGAATTCCAACGATTTTTTTACAGCCAGCCCAACTCTATGCCTACTGTCCAGCGGGGCAACTCCGGGTATGCGGAGTTGGCGGCGCGGGTAAAAGTATCGGAGAGGCGATATCGCCCCACCAGCGCGTATCGCCCCGAACCCAGCCGGGCACCTACGCCATACGTCCACCGCCGCACGTAGTTGAGGCCGCGCTCGCTTGCTACCGTCCGCTTGGCGCCGGCAGCCCCGCCCCGGTCTTCGTAGTGATGCACGGAGCTTGCTACCCAACCGCCCCACCCCGTGAGGTCGAGGTAGCGCCCGATGGCGTTGCCCCGCCGCCCGTAGTTGAGCCGCACAAAGGCTTCGCTTTGCAACTGAGGCAAGGCCACGTATTCGCGGTAATGCGTTTGGGCATCGGG
This window encodes:
- a CDS encoding (Fe-S)-binding protein, encoding MPAVDLFIPCFVDQLFPQTAMNMVKVLESVGCEVHYNANQTCCGQPAYNAGYKQESHQVACKFLDDFPNQPDRYIVSPSGSCVGMVRNAYAELFDGTADQARYHGLQRRIFEMTEFLVDVLGVKQIAGAQLPGKYTYHDSCSALRECGIKEAPRLLLDAVQGLERVEMNESETCCGFGGTFAVKFEAISVAMAEQKVENALATGADYVVSTDTSCLMHLDAYIRREKKPIKTMHVADVLASGW
- a CDS encoding hydroxymethylglutaryl-CoA lyase, whose amino-acid sequence is MKLIECPRDAMQGLPEFIPTATKTAYLNQLLQVGFDTLDFGSFVSPKAIPQLRDTAEVLAGLDLSTTRTKLLAIVANLRGAETAASFPEISYLGFPLSVSETFQLRNTNKTIAEALTELAHMQDLCEKNDKTLVTYLSMGFGNPYGDPWGPETVAEFTQNLADMGVRVVALSDTVGVSSPDTIAPLFSQLIPEFPTIEFGAHLHTTPTTWQEKVEAAYLAGCRRFDGAIGGIGGCPMAADQLTGNMPTENMVAFFSSHHVDLGLDLEAFAAAQSYAQSVFN
- a CDS encoding M23 family metallopeptidase; its protein translation is MIFGFRSYASGLLLLLLLTACGKQQTLQGIFQKATPHEAYARRLRQTGLDQTALGHDWLTAADRALRDSLVVTLPFQETGYFRADRATAASYRYAVREGETVRITLALGAGTDARVFLDAFELRPDRPAPKLLASADTTALSFSYVVEDDRQHLLRVQPELLRSGRYTLRIQREPSLGFPVRGKSDVAVGSFWGADRDRGARRHEGIDIFAKRGTPAVAAAPGLITRVDVTPLGGNVVWLADTQHGQHLYYAHLDKQLVQPGQMVRIGDTLGLVGNTGNARTTTPHLHFGIYRGGRGAVDPFPFVRHADATPPAPRTNPERLGQWVRVRDKSAELRRTPSPRTGTVTALARNTPLMVVGSQTDWYRVQRPDGTMGYVLAKSVVAAADPLRRESLAAATDLYSQPSADAASLDTLPAQTRVAVLGEFRGFRLVQSPRGEIGWLLAKPAPHS